From the genome of Proteus vulgaris, one region includes:
- the ddlA gene encoding D-alanine--D-alanine ligase, with protein MSKLRVAIIFGGKSTEHQVSLQSAKNIINELDRTKFDLCLIGINEQGQWHEYSEADYLLNSDNPKTISLSNPLRAVAIIPGSEKNQFISLEDGQALPQIDVVFPIVHGAYGEDGTLQGLLHMIDMPYVGPNIMSSAACMDKDITKRLLDGAGLAVAPFITIMAHQIDDIPYNEMVRQLGLPLFIKPANLGSSVGISKVNNEEEFNAALAMAFEYDLKVIVESAIVGREIECAVLGNENPEVSPCGEIVLNDAFYAYNTKYIDDDGAKVVVPAIMNEDTSLHIRQVALKAYRVLNCLGMARVDVFLTQDNRVVINEINTLPGFTNISMYPKLWQSAGLGYQSLITKLIELALDHHKKTAALKTKCEL; from the coding sequence ATGAGTAAATTAAGAGTCGCTATTATTTTTGGTGGAAAATCCACAGAACATCAAGTTTCATTACAATCAGCAAAAAATATTATTAATGAATTAGATCGAACGAAATTCGACCTTTGCTTAATCGGTATTAATGAACAAGGCCAGTGGCATGAATATTCAGAAGCTGACTATCTACTCAATAGCGATAATCCTAAAACTATCTCATTAAGTAATCCGTTAAGAGCAGTTGCAATTATTCCAGGTAGTGAAAAAAATCAATTCATTTCTTTAGAAGACGGCCAAGCACTTCCTCAAATTGATGTTGTCTTTCCAATTGTCCATGGCGCTTATGGCGAAGATGGTACATTGCAAGGTTTATTACACATGATAGATATGCCGTATGTTGGCCCAAATATCATGAGTTCCGCTGCTTGTATGGATAAAGACATCACTAAACGCCTTCTTGATGGCGCGGGATTAGCGGTCGCACCGTTTATTACGATCATGGCGCATCAAATTGATGATATTCCTTACAATGAAATGGTTCGTCAATTAGGACTTCCTTTATTTATTAAGCCTGCGAATCTAGGTTCTTCTGTAGGAATAAGCAAAGTTAATAATGAAGAAGAATTTAATGCAGCATTAGCAATGGCATTTGAGTATGATCTTAAAGTTATTGTTGAAAGTGCTATTGTGGGTCGTGAAATTGAATGTGCCGTTTTAGGTAACGAAAATCCTGAAGTCAGCCCGTGTGGCGAGATCGTACTAAACGATGCTTTCTATGCCTATAACACAAAATACATTGATGACGATGGTGCAAAAGTCGTTGTTCCAGCAATAATGAACGAAGATACTAGTTTACATATTCGCCAAGTGGCATTAAAAGCATACCGTGTTCTTAATTGCTTAGGTATGGCTCGTGTTGATGTATTCTTAACTCAAGATAACCGAGTTGTGATTAATGAAATAAACACATTGCCAGGGTTTACAAATATCAGTATGTATCCAAAATTATGGCAAAGTGCTGGTTTAGGCTATCAGTCGTTAATTACTAAATTAATTGAGTTAGCACTGGATCATCATAAAAAAACGGCTGCTTTGAAAACGAAGTGTGAACTTTAA